One genomic segment of Kordiimonas sp. SCSIO 12603 includes these proteins:
- a CDS encoding recombinase family protein translates to MLQQQAVIYCRVSSPAQVRRGHGLESQEIRCRDYAKRQGYDVVNVFHDEGISGGLIERQGMQAMLAFLEDNRADKCVVIIDDISRLARDIKAHLDLRAAINDAGGKLESPSIEFGEDSDSILIENLLASVSQHQRQKNAEQVKNRMKARVHNGYWLFSPVMGYKYENVQGHGKMLVKDEPNASIIKEALEGFASGRFESCAEIQRFLNKHPSIPRLKTGEVDLNAAIALTERPIYAGYITVKKWKLFMHPAKHEPIIDLATWQKIQERKNNKGKIPARTDLNEDFPLRGFINCGTCEHPMTAAWSKGRNTYYPYYFCQLKTCSEYKKSIRRDDIELGFEDILKELQPSPKLFHLVYEMFSDLWKEQKSNLSGHVANAKTEAKKIEAKIGQLMDRIIGTDNDTLITAYEEQIKKLSEKKLYLQENSYKSTKTPMSFEQSFRTAFSFLSNPWRLWDSDLLKHKRMVAKLAFPDGLFYSRQTGYRTAAIALPFRAFGVFSTGRFKVVGPEGLEPPTRPL, encoded by the coding sequence ATGCTTCAACAACAAGCCGTTATATATTGCCGTGTATCAAGCCCTGCACAGGTTAGACGTGGGCATGGTCTTGAGTCTCAAGAAATCCGTTGCCGCGACTACGCTAAACGGCAAGGTTATGACGTTGTGAACGTATTCCATGATGAAGGTATTTCTGGCGGCTTGATTGAACGCCAAGGCATGCAAGCTATGCTCGCTTTTCTGGAAGATAATCGGGCTGATAAATGTGTTGTAATTATTGATGATATCTCGCGCTTGGCGCGGGATATTAAAGCTCATCTTGATTTACGCGCAGCTATCAATGATGCAGGCGGCAAACTTGAAAGTCCTTCTATTGAGTTCGGTGAGGATTCAGATTCCATTCTAATTGAAAACTTGCTCGCTTCCGTGTCTCAGCATCAGCGGCAAAAGAATGCCGAGCAAGTGAAGAACCGGATGAAAGCGCGTGTGCATAATGGCTATTGGCTCTTCTCCCCTGTCATGGGTTACAAATATGAGAATGTTCAAGGTCACGGTAAAATGCTTGTTAAAGATGAGCCTAATGCTTCCATCATCAAGGAAGCATTAGAAGGTTTTGCATCAGGTCGTTTTGAAAGCTGCGCTGAAATCCAGCGCTTCTTAAACAAGCATCCATCTATCCCGCGCTTGAAGACAGGAGAAGTTGACCTCAACGCAGCAATCGCTTTAACTGAGCGCCCTATCTATGCTGGCTATATCACCGTGAAGAAATGGAAGTTGTTCATGCACCCAGCCAAGCATGAACCAATCATTGATCTTGCTACATGGCAGAAGATACAGGAGCGCAAAAACAACAAAGGGAAAATTCCTGCGCGCACTGATCTAAATGAAGATTTCCCACTACGCGGATTTATCAACTGCGGGACTTGTGAGCATCCAATGACGGCTGCGTGGTCTAAGGGGCGTAATACATATTACCCATATTATTTTTGTCAGTTGAAAACATGTTCTGAATATAAGAAATCAATCAGACGTGATGACATTGAACTCGGCTTTGAAGATATACTCAAAGAGCTACAACCAAGCCCAAAACTCTTCCACTTAGTGTATGAAATGTTCTCTGACCTATGGAAAGAACAAAAGTCTAATCTATCTGGTCATGTTGCTAATGCGAAAACAGAAGCAAAGAAGATTGAAGCCAAGATCGGTCAATTAATGGATAGAATCATCGGCACGGACAATGACACCCTCATCACGGCCTATGAAGAGCAGATTAAAAAACTGTCTGAGAAGAAGCTTTATTTACAAGAAAACAGCTATAAGAGCACTAAAACGCCTATGAGCTTTGAGCAGAGCTTTCGAACAGCTTTTAGCTTCCTCTCAAACCCTTGGAGGCTTTGGGATTCCGACCTTTTGAAACACAAGAGAATGGTTGCAAAACTGGCGTTTCCTGACGGATTATTCTACTCGCGACAGACAGGTTATCGAACCGCCGCAATCGCGCTTCCATTCAGGGCTTTCGGGGTGTTTAGTACTGGTAGGTTTAAAGTGGTGGGCCCGGAGGGACTCGAACCCCCGACCAGACCGTTATGA
- a CDS encoding recombinase family protein, whose product MKIGYARVSTDDQNLDLQINALKAVGCDAIYKDQGISGINTKRGGLDAAIKATGHDDSLVVWKLDRLGRSLSFLIQLVETLHKRGAGFCSLTDGIDTTTPSGTLVFHIMGALAQFERELIRERTKAGMLAAKERGIIIGRPRKLSPYQVAQAYELHQSGQTLTALASRYGVDRSTLSRAISDTYH is encoded by the coding sequence ATGAAGATAGGATATGCCCGCGTTTCTACGGATGATCAGAACCTTGATCTACAGATCAATGCGCTCAAAGCTGTTGGCTGTGACGCTATATATAAAGACCAAGGTATCAGTGGCATTAATACAAAGCGAGGTGGTCTTGATGCAGCTATTAAGGCTACAGGCCACGATGACAGCCTTGTTGTCTGGAAACTTGATCGCTTGGGTCGGTCATTAAGCTTTCTGATACAGCTTGTGGAAACGCTGCATAAACGCGGCGCAGGCTTTTGTTCCTTGACGGACGGGATTGACACCACAACGCCATCGGGAACACTTGTCTTCCATATTATGGGGGCTTTGGCTCAGTTTGAGCGTGAGCTAATCAGAGAACGGACTAAAGCGGGTATGCTTGCCGCCAAGGAACGCGGAATCATAATAGGAAGACCAAGAAAATTGTCTCCTTATCAGGTCGCACAAGCGTATGAACTTCATCAAAGCGGTCAAACGTTGACCGCTCTTGCCTCGCGTTACGGCGTTGACAGGTCAACGCTTTCAAGAGCGATTAGTGATACTTATCACTAG
- a CDS encoding type IV secretory system conjugative DNA transfer family protein produces the protein MSDSGSRKISGGAGFVIILLLAITLIGLWSHKDDWGRPSLVFEFPTVMGFLSGMAVGVIAGLIIITLRYLFSRHALWTLFGLGVLLVFIGDIIPETRAYQGLTIPGGWLVGGLTGLSLIALMMIYIEPATKLPNVFGSSRWANLVDLREWKLLGKQEETNGLFLGHTIRNRGAREEAIIYEGDMHALTIAPTRTGKGATAIIPNLLRSSSSILIIDPKGENARRSVAKRKEMGQKVYVVDPWAISLEEDTYGEGIDPDYIAHFNPLDMLDPLDPDLSSDAMLLADALVISSDKDPFWSEEAKALIQGFILYVVTEEQEAHNKHLGRVRDILSLPAAEPDADDLSNTLDEILLNMAGSVYPIVRQAAFRFRQKAEKERSGVLSTAQSNTHFLDSPKIRESLSKSDFRFKDLKTDENGISVYLTLPLDRLPTFNRWLRLLISSAMIDLTREKADPNKQPVRVILDEFPALQKLNIIETAYGTMAGLGVQLWVFTQDLGQLKKLYGRDSWSTFAANSGVIQYFGSRDYETAKYAEHLCGMTTMKKRSFSFGSSSSSTSGPQGGSSTSGTSETTSYDDVSRPLAYADEMMTLHRDKQVLFIENKYPVIAKKWWWFKKHKNK, from the coding sequence ATGTCAGATTCTGGCTCGCGTAAAATCAGTGGTGGTGCTGGTTTTGTTATTATTCTTTTACTCGCTATTACTTTGATCGGGTTATGGTCACATAAAGATGATTGGGGAAGACCTTCATTAGTATTTGAGTTTCCTACCGTCATGGGCTTTCTAAGCGGTATGGCCGTTGGTGTGATTGCTGGGCTTATTATCATTACATTGCGCTACCTGTTTAGCCGTCATGCCTTATGGACATTATTCGGGCTTGGAGTGCTGCTTGTCTTTATTGGTGACATTATCCCTGAAACACGCGCCTATCAGGGATTAACAATTCCTGGGGGCTGGCTTGTCGGTGGTCTAACAGGGTTAAGCTTAATTGCGCTTATGATGATCTATATAGAACCGGCAACAAAGCTACCTAACGTGTTTGGGTCATCACGGTGGGCGAACCTTGTAGATTTGAGGGAGTGGAAGCTTCTTGGCAAACAAGAAGAAACAAATGGCTTATTCTTGGGGCATACCATCAGAAATAGAGGAGCGAGAGAAGAAGCGATTATCTATGAAGGAGATATGCACGCTCTCACTATTGCCCCAACCAGAACAGGGAAAGGTGCAACCGCTATTATCCCTAACTTGTTACGCTCTTCATCCTCTATCCTGATTATTGACCCCAAGGGAGAAAATGCTCGGCGCAGTGTCGCTAAACGTAAGGAAATGGGGCAAAAGGTTTATGTTGTAGACCCTTGGGCAATTTCATTGGAAGAAGATACTTACGGCGAAGGCATAGACCCTGATTACATCGCTCATTTTAATCCATTAGATATGCTTGACCCACTTGATCCTGATTTATCCAGTGACGCGATGTTGCTTGCGGATGCGCTTGTGATCTCAAGCGATAAAGACCCATTTTGGTCGGAAGAAGCAAAGGCATTGATACAAGGCTTTATTCTCTATGTCGTCACAGAAGAACAAGAAGCACATAATAAACATTTAGGACGTGTACGGGATATTCTTTCTCTGCCTGCGGCAGAGCCTGATGCTGATGATTTGAGCAACACCTTGGATGAAATCCTACTCAATATGGCAGGAAGCGTATATCCTATCGTGAGACAAGCGGCATTCAGGTTTAGGCAAAAGGCCGAAAAAGAACGTTCTGGTGTTCTGTCAACAGCACAATCGAATACGCATTTTCTGGATAGCCCAAAGATCAGGGAAAGCTTGAGCAAGTCTGATTTCAGGTTTAAGGATTTAAAAACGGATGAGAACGGGATAAGCGTATATCTCACGCTGCCCCTTGATCGTTTGCCAACATTTAATCGTTGGCTACGCTTGTTAATATCCTCTGCAATGATTGATCTTACCAGAGAAAAGGCAGACCCAAATAAACAGCCTGTGCGCGTGATCTTGGATGAATTCCCAGCACTGCAAAAGCTCAATATCATCGAAACAGCTTACGGCACGATGGCGGGGCTTGGCGTTCAACTATGGGTGTTCACCCAAGACTTAGGACAATTGAAGAAACTATATGGCAGAGATTCATGGAGTACGTTTGCGGCGAATTCAGGGGTTATTCAGTATTTTGGTTCGAGGGATTATGAAACGGCTAAATATGCCGAGCATTTATGCGGCATGACGACTATGAAAAAGCGTTCTTTCAGCTTTGGCAGTAGCTCATCCAGTACATCAGGGCCACAAGGTGGTTCTTCCACTTCTGGCACATCTGAAACCACGAGCTATGACGATGTATCTCGCCCACTTGCCTATGCAGATGAAATGATGACTTTACACAGAGACAAGCAGGTATTGTTCATTGAAAACAAGTACCCAGTTATCGCTAAAAAGTGGTGGTGGTTTAAAAAACACAAAAATAAATAA